A genome region from Schistocerca americana isolate TAMUIC-IGC-003095 chromosome 1, iqSchAmer2.1, whole genome shotgun sequence includes the following:
- the LOC124605229 gene encoding uncharacterized protein LOC124605229: MTETHHSEQLRGDDVFANSSNETVVENVDYSLVLKEAGEFLNTLCAGDACRNSFPVASPVKDETGKVELETHNSSVNRSLFPDYDGQVDVSFTVNQLIVHSSNLPRRLFCPFCTQHYGFEFLLKEHIKKIHTLEIETFVINSKNLQFHPCPICQAKFYLTDLLMKHVMYRHQECVLNILREASPNQYVNCRFCPFRVWKKQEKELLIHVENKHLKSFETMFIEKYSDTLDPENDCDESTAKEIFYYPKARPPPTTLLMDSPFEHQQAKNGVQKSILKNRLTCEEGDHLKKGTDVQYFTARSEAVKRRLHYEIDSDAKRESNDTCAIKSILVGHPQKRSRWKALFKKMRRPRSIPKRCFVTSTPYANSARNQRNFFVDGESEAHCVYSSATSPVKRVKFSLMETDKNLNEEHGILLNTSKKLQSSNEIEPILKQFKCALCLQAFISNNELLNHTRHKHSGPFNLLRPRYRCGECEAKFYKNSYLLRHCKFHHTPLCLRNRKH; the protein is encoded by the coding sequence ATGACTGAGACGCACCATTCGGAGCAACTTCGCGGAGATGATGTGTTTGCCAACAGCAGCAACGAAACAGTTGTAGAAAATGTTGATTATTCGTTAGTATTGAAAGAAGCTGGAGAGTTCCTTAATACCCTATGTGCTGGTGATGCATGCAGAAATTCGTTTCCTGTTGCTAGCCCAGTGAAAGATGAAACCGGCAAAGTGGAGTTAGAAACACACAACAGTTCAGTGAATAGATCGTTGTTTCCAGATTACGATGGCCAGGTGGATGTTAGCTTTACTGTTAATCAACTTATTGTACATTCATCAAATCTACCTCGTCGTTTGTTTTGTCCATTCTGTACACAGCATTACGGCTTTGAATTCCTATTGaaagaacatataaaaaaaattcatactTTGGAAATTGAAACTTTTGTTATTAATAGCAAGAACTTACAGTTCCATCCATGTCCGATCTGCCAGGCAAAGTTCTACCTTACAGATTTACTGATGAAACACGTTATGTATAGACATCAGGAATGTGTTTTAAACATACTTAGGGAAGCTAGTCCTAATCAGTATGTTAACTGCAGATTTTGCCCGTTTAGAGTGTGGAAAAAGCAGGAGAAAGAACTGCTTATTCACGTCGAAAACAAGCACCTTAAAAGCTTTGAAACAATGTTTATAGAAAAATATTCAGACACTTTAGATCCTGAAAATGATTGTGACGAAAGTACTGCTAAAGAAATTTTTTACTATCCTAAGGCGAGACCTCCACCTACTACATTGCTAATGGATTCCCCATTTGAACACCAACAGGCAAAGAATGGTGTTCAGAAATCAATTTTGAAGAACAGGCTAACTTGTGAAGAAGGCGATCATTTGAAGAAAGGAACAGATGTTCAATATTTTACTGCAAGAAGTGAAGCAGTGAAACGTAGACTGCATTATGAAATAGATTCAGATGCTAAGAGAGAAAGCAATGATACCTGTGCTATAAAATCAATATTAGTTGGTCATCCACAAAAAAGATCAAGGTGGAAAGCTTTATTTAAGAAGATGAGGAGACCTCGCAGTATTCCAAAACGGTGTTTTGTTACAAGCACACCGTATGCCAACAGTGCAAGAAACCAGAGGAATTTTTTTGTAGATGGAGAAAGTGAGGCACATTGTGTATATTCCAGTGCCACGAGTCCTGTAAAAAGAGTTAAATTTAGTCttatggaaacagataaaaatttgaATGAGGAACACGGAATTTTATTAAACACTTCCAAGAAACTTCAGTCTAGTAATGAAATAGAACCCATTCTAAAGCAGTTCAAGTGTGCACTTTGTTTGCAAGCATTTATCAGTAACAATGAGTTATTAAATCatacaagacataaacacagtggACCCTTTAATTTATTGCGGCCACGCTATAGATGTGGAGAATGTGaggcaaaattttacaaaaacagctacttattgcggcattgcaaATTTCATCATACTCCCTTATGTCTGAGAAACAGAAAACATTAA